The Dethiosulfovibrio peptidovorans DSM 11002 genome has a window encoding:
- the gltS gene encoding sodium/glutamate symporter has translation MTLEFDLIGTVAVASIVLWCGLFLRRKVDILREYNIPAPVIGGIIFALLRWGLMGKIDFSFDMTLQSPLMITFFTTVGLGASLKLLKKGGPQVLLFLGLASVLVFCQNLVAVVISKLTGLHPLLGLLAGSVTMSGGHGTGATFAKTFTTQYGLVGAMELAMAAATFGLVVGSIIGGPVARRLIRKYDLKPNMDDESDGIHGESGPLDSSGDHSGVTVNDVLLTILQISVAMYLGSLAYFRLMGMGITLPTYLCALFVGITIRNISDFSGAFKVHLKCIDYIGAVALSLFLAMALMSLKLWQLMDLAGPMVAILLGEMLLMASFSYFITFRLMGKDFEAAIMAGGHCGFGMGATPNAVANMEALCSNYGPAPRAFFVIPIVGAFFIDIVNAFVIQGFAIFLS, from the coding sequence ATGACTTTAGAGTTTGATCTCATCGGGACAGTAGCGGTGGCTTCCATCGTGCTGTGGTGTGGCCTGTTTCTGCGTAGAAAAGTAGATATCCTCAGGGAATATAATATTCCCGCCCCTGTTATCGGCGGCATAATCTTCGCTTTGCTTCGTTGGGGCTTGATGGGGAAGATAGATTTTTCCTTCGATATGACACTTCAGTCTCCTCTGATGATAACTTTCTTTACTACAGTGGGGCTAGGAGCCAGCCTTAAGCTCCTCAAGAAGGGAGGCCCGCAGGTACTTCTCTTCTTGGGATTGGCCTCGGTTCTCGTCTTCTGTCAAAATCTGGTGGCGGTCGTAATCTCAAAGCTTACCGGACTTCATCCGTTGTTAGGGTTGCTGGCAGGTTCTGTCACCATGTCGGGCGGTCATGGAACCGGTGCTACTTTTGCGAAGACCTTTACCACCCAATACGGTTTGGTTGGTGCAATGGAGCTCGCCATGGCGGCTGCGACCTTCGGTTTGGTTGTAGGGTCGATAATAGGTGGTCCGGTGGCCAGAAGACTGATAAGAAAATACGACCTCAAACCTAATATGGACGACGAAAGTGACGGTATTCACGGGGAAAGCGGACCTCTTGATTCCAGTGGGGATCATAGTGGGGTTACGGTTAACGACGTATTGCTGACCATCCTTCAGATATCGGTGGCTATGTACCTTGGTTCTCTGGCTTATTTCAGGTTAATGGGTATGGGGATCACCCTCCCGACCTATCTGTGTGCCCTTTTTGTAGGCATAACAATTCGGAATATATCCGATTTCTCGGGGGCATTCAAGGTTCATCTTAAATGCATCGATTACATAGGGGCAGTCGCTCTGTCGCTGTTTTTGGCCATGGCCTTGATGTCCCTCAAACTGTGGCAGCTTATGGACTTGGCCGGTCCTATGGTGGCCATTCTGCTGGGAGAGATGCTCCTTATGGCCTCTTTCTCGTACTTCATTACATTTCGCCTTATGGGCAAAGATTTTGAAGCGGCCATAATGGCTGGTGGACACTGTGGTTTCGGGATGGGGGCTACTCCCAATGCCGTAGCCAACATGGAGGCGCTTTGTTCAAATTACGGTCCCGCTCCGAGGGCTTTTTTCGTGATACCGATAGTCGGAGCGTTTTTTATCGATATAGTAAATGCCTTCGTGATCCAGGGTTTCGCTATCTTTCTATCGTAA
- a CDS encoding GNAT family N-acetyltransferase, with protein sequence MDRYFVRKADFSKDIDDLRDFFNRVFEPEKVGEFASNLMRHFPGMSGDLWFVAEERDSGDIAAACALLPWRWRMGKIRLKVAEMGIVGTGEAHRHRGLMRRLHSELMDTVRRESYHLVVIQGIPGFYDRLGFRFALPLCSHIDLPLHGIPGGGSSDVSVRSATVDDIPFLMEEDELFGSSNFVSALRGPEVWRYLLNEGQSTEYGSDFLVIEAPTGRRSYARISRQGFGKGLIVSEVGERMSHQMAVGFMNYCLRLAEEREKPYVRLDLHPEASISRLAIASGASSDETYAWQVSIPDVKRLLTVMVPILEERISCGVFEGYTGRVRLDFFDDSLDLVWINGKLEDIRAGGDGECDAHFFIHKELFPALCLGHRTWRELRANRPDVFPALSNVGPRTGRFGDLTGTFIDELFPRRRSWVYEQY encoded by the coding sequence TTGGACCGATATTTTGTAAGAAAAGCCGATTTTAGTAAGGATATCGACGATCTTCGCGACTTTTTCAACCGTGTTTTCGAGCCCGAAAAAGTCGGCGAGTTTGCGTCAAATCTTATGCGCCATTTTCCCGGAATGAGCGGCGACCTGTGGTTCGTGGCGGAGGAACGGGATAGTGGCGATATAGCCGCGGCCTGTGCTCTGTTGCCATGGCGATGGCGTATGGGGAAGATCCGGCTCAAGGTAGCCGAGATGGGCATCGTCGGCACCGGCGAGGCCCATCGGCATAGGGGATTGATGCGTCGTCTTCACTCCGAGCTGATGGATACGGTACGGAGAGAGTCCTACCATCTGGTGGTGATCCAGGGTATCCCAGGATTTTACGATCGTCTGGGGTTCCGGTTCGCCCTGCCTCTGTGTTCTCACATAGATCTGCCGTTACACGGCATCCCAGGGGGAGGTTCTTCGGATGTGTCCGTGCGTTCCGCTACGGTGGACGATATTCCCTTTCTGATGGAGGAGGACGAGCTCTTCGGATCCTCTAATTTTGTATCCGCCCTCAGAGGGCCCGAGGTATGGCGGTATCTCTTGAACGAAGGGCAGTCGACCGAGTACGGCTCGGATTTTCTCGTAATAGAGGCCCCGACCGGAAGGCGATCCTATGCCAGAATCTCCAGACAGGGGTTCGGCAAGGGGCTCATCGTTAGCGAGGTGGGAGAACGTATGTCCCACCAAATGGCGGTGGGTTTTATGAACTACTGTCTTCGATTGGCCGAAGAAAGGGAAAAACCCTACGTTCGTCTGGACCTCCATCCGGAGGCTTCCATATCTAGGCTGGCGATCGCTTCCGGCGCCTCCTCGGATGAGACCTACGCTTGGCAGGTTTCCATCCCCGACGTAAAGAGGCTGTTGACCGTGATGGTTCCAATCCTTGAAGAAAGGATTTCCTGCGGGGTTTTCGAAGGCTATACCGGACGAGTCCGTCTCGATTTTTTCGATGACAGTTTGGATCTGGTCTGGATCAACGGTAAGCTGGAGGATATTCGCGCCGGAGGCGACGGAGAATGCGACGCCCATTTTTTCATCCATAAAGAGCTGTTCCCGGCCCTCTGTCTGGGGCATCGGACCTGGCGGGAGCTTCGAGCCAACAGACCCGACGTCTTTCCAGCTCTGTCCAACGTTGGTCCCAGGACGGGCCGTTTCGGAGATTTAACCGGAACGTTTATAGACGAGCTTTTCCCCAGGAGGCGTTCTTGGGTATACGAGCAGTATTGA
- a CDS encoding M20/M25/M40 family metallo-hydrolase → MVKKDNSSTYKRLIKIVGIPSISPSSEEENRVAQELYDEISQEEYFKAHPDDLRLLPVEGDSLNRHIVFAMVRASEKTDKTVLMMGHMDVVAVDVFGPLKGLAFDPESYTEKLDPEELGEDAAKDLRSGEWLFGRGVADMKSGVCTGTELLMELSKKTEDLKSNVAVLFVPDEENNSAGMLGAARWLAKFQEEGLSFLCCVDLEPTFATGEDAQPTIYLGSLGKINPFIYCLGKEAHAGEYYDGFSVGPTVSRIGLSLDGNIALSDRLGGNVYPPFAALKIEDMRDEYSATILSRSAMAFSYLTSTKMPGEIIELLKDTALKALNDSITEHESRKATYRRENGMAAPQERLNARVYTVGEIMSLAEKKTGRSVEDIVSEIIASCPKKDDERAKGLKVISQVVDNLGLRGPLAVVGFLPPWYPHRVNEERLPQDELPRKAAKELVLESLRQGVKLEVRTMFEGVSDLSYCGFTGDHSDAKAFEENMPGGKTLYDFPTEELLKLSIPVLNFGPVGKDAHKETERLHLPFYLKSYPKLLRHLIETLGK, encoded by the coding sequence ATGGTGAAAAAAGATAACTCCAGCACCTACAAAAGATTGATAAAAATCGTTGGGATACCCAGCATTTCTCCCTCCTCCGAGGAGGAAAATCGGGTAGCCCAGGAACTGTACGACGAGATATCCCAAGAGGAGTACTTCAAAGCCCACCCGGATGATCTCAGACTCCTACCCGTTGAAGGAGACAGCCTTAACAGACACATAGTGTTCGCCATGGTCCGAGCTTCGGAAAAGACGGATAAAACGGTACTCATGATGGGGCATATGGATGTCGTGGCGGTAGACGTCTTCGGTCCGTTGAAAGGTCTGGCCTTCGATCCCGAGAGCTACACGGAGAAACTCGACCCGGAAGAGCTGGGAGAAGATGCAGCCAAAGACCTCCGCTCCGGTGAATGGCTCTTCGGAAGAGGCGTAGCGGATATGAAGTCGGGAGTCTGCACCGGAACGGAGCTTCTTATGGAGCTGTCGAAAAAGACAGAGGATCTGAAATCCAACGTGGCAGTGCTGTTCGTTCCCGACGAAGAGAATAACTCGGCCGGAATGTTAGGAGCGGCGAGGTGGCTTGCCAAGTTCCAGGAGGAGGGCCTGAGTTTTCTATGCTGCGTCGACCTGGAACCGACCTTCGCCACCGGAGAGGACGCCCAACCGACCATATACCTGGGAAGCCTGGGAAAGATCAACCCCTTCATCTACTGCCTGGGCAAGGAAGCTCATGCCGGAGAGTACTACGACGGTTTCAGCGTAGGCCCCACCGTCTCCCGAATAGGGCTGAGTCTGGATGGCAATATCGCACTGTCCGATCGATTGGGCGGCAACGTCTATCCTCCCTTCGCCGCTCTGAAGATAGAGGACATGAGAGACGAGTACTCCGCCACCATCCTGTCCAGATCCGCGATGGCCTTCAGCTATCTCACCTCCACCAAGATGCCAGGAGAGATAATCGAGCTGCTTAAAGACACGGCCCTCAAGGCCCTGAACGACTCGATAACTGAACATGAGAGCAGAAAAGCCACATACCGCAGAGAAAACGGCATGGCGGCCCCTCAGGAAAGGCTTAATGCTCGGGTATACACGGTTGGAGAGATAATGAGCTTGGCGGAGAAGAAAACCGGACGATCGGTAGAGGACATAGTCTCTGAGATAATTGCCAGCTGTCCGAAGAAAGACGACGAGAGAGCTAAAGGCCTGAAGGTAATATCCCAAGTGGTGGACAATCTGGGACTCAGAGGCCCTCTGGCGGTAGTGGGATTTCTTCCTCCTTGGTATCCTCACAGGGTGAACGAGGAAAGGCTACCTCAGGACGAACTTCCGAGAAAAGCAGCTAAGGAACTGGTACTGGAAAGCCTTCGACAGGGCGTTAAACTGGAGGTCCGTACGATGTTCGAGGGGGTCTCGGACCTGAGCTACTGCGGCTTCACAGGAGACCATTCCGACGCCAAAGCCTTCGAGGAAAATATGCCGGGAGGGAAGACTCTTTACGACTTCCCCACGGAGGAGCTGCTGAAGCTATCCATACCGGTACTAAACTTCGGACCGGTAGGCAAGGACGCACACAAAGAGACAGAGAGGCTTCATCTGCCTTTCTACCTGAAATCCTACCCGAAGCTTCTACGCCATCTGATAGAGACTCTAGGAAAGTAA
- a CDS encoding TRAP transporter large permease has protein sequence MAITIALILIIVTLLLGLPVPFCFMLSTLFMVVSHSYDPSFLLPYSFSQMSSLVLLAIPLFIMVGGLMDRGGIGGSLVKLVEVLVGRIKGGLGVVAVVSCAVFGSISGSCAATLSCIGSIMFPRLRENGYPMGHSAALVSCAAPLGLLIPPSSQMILYAWVGQQSVLACFLATVGPGLLLMVLLSIINLVLLKDDPNVHVSPPITGTEKRKILWDRSGKALPALIMPVIVLGGIYGGIMTPTEAAAVAVLYSVPVGFLIYKGLNKENFLEVVIETATTTGVVMLMMFCIMMLSRIYVQERLPSMIIDLLTSISSNKYVIMLMINLFMIIIGMIMDDVSAMLLCTPILLPVVTKLGISPIHFAAIIGVNLGLGNVTPPTAPTLYFGGRIANTPVSQMLRPAMIFILFAWLPTLVAVTYIPELSLWLPRLVLGGRF, from the coding sequence ATGGCGATAACCATAGCTTTAATCCTCATAATAGTGACTCTCCTGCTGGGGCTTCCGGTACCTTTCTGTTTCATGCTGTCCACTCTGTTCATGGTGGTCTCCCACAGCTACGATCCATCTTTTCTTCTGCCTTACAGCTTCAGCCAGATGAGCTCGTTGGTCCTTCTCGCCATACCTCTATTCATCATGGTAGGCGGGCTTATGGACCGAGGAGGTATAGGCGGCTCGCTGGTAAAGCTGGTCGAGGTGTTAGTAGGGAGGATAAAAGGCGGACTAGGCGTGGTAGCGGTTGTATCTTGCGCCGTGTTCGGATCCATCTCCGGAAGCTGTGCAGCCACCCTATCCTGCATAGGATCAATCATGTTCCCCAGGCTAAGGGAAAACGGATACCCCATGGGACACAGCGCTGCCTTGGTATCCTGTGCTGCCCCTCTAGGTCTTTTGATACCACCCAGTTCTCAGATGATACTCTACGCCTGGGTGGGACAGCAGTCGGTTCTGGCATGTTTCCTGGCTACCGTTGGGCCGGGACTTCTTCTCATGGTTCTGCTATCGATCATAAACCTGGTCTTGCTCAAGGACGATCCCAACGTCCATGTATCCCCTCCCATAACAGGTACCGAAAAAAGGAAGATATTGTGGGACCGTTCTGGCAAGGCTCTTCCTGCCCTCATAATGCCGGTGATAGTTTTAGGGGGCATATACGGAGGGATTATGACTCCGACAGAGGCCGCAGCGGTAGCGGTACTATACTCCGTGCCTGTAGGATTCCTGATCTATAAGGGACTCAACAAGGAGAACTTCCTTGAGGTCGTCATAGAGACCGCCACCACCACCGGCGTCGTCATGCTCATGATGTTCTGCATAATGATGCTGAGCCGTATCTACGTCCAGGAGAGACTGCCCTCCATGATAATAGACCTCCTGACCTCAATATCGAGCAATAAGTACGTCATAATGCTAATGATAAACCTATTCATGATAATAATAGGCATGATAATGGACGACGTCAGTGCCATGCTGTTGTGCACCCCCATATTGCTACCGGTGGTAACCAAACTCGGCATAAGCCCCATACATTTCGCCGCAATAATAGGGGTCAACCTTGGGCTTGGAAACGTAACCCCTCCCACCGCACCCACCCTTTATTTCGGAGGTAGAATAGCCAACACCCCGGTATCTCAGATGCTCCGGCCAGCGATGATATTTATCTTGTTCGCATGGCTTCCCACCCTGGTGGCGGTGACCTACATTCCCGAACTATCGCTTTGGCTGCCCAGGCTGGTACTGGGAGGACGCTTCTAG
- a CDS encoding TRAP transporter small permease, with translation MLALVEKIKNSPLWRGLIRFQQVLMVLTSVFVVLIMCFEVLLRYVFKSDLFGIEEIVVIAAFWLYLIGSSYGVYDKSHVKADIIPQLLTLRAQAFLSVLVRLTMTVLCVVFSWWAVDMVLYSIEWMPRTTGLRIPIFISQVSILVGYILMSFYSLVYFLEDLGKFLSFGKEDKKGAFTS, from the coding sequence ATGCTTGCACTGGTCGAAAAGATAAAGAACTCCCCTCTATGGAGGGGGCTTATACGGTTCCAGCAGGTCCTCATGGTACTCACCAGCGTCTTCGTGGTTCTGATAATGTGCTTCGAGGTGCTGTTGCGGTACGTCTTCAAATCCGACCTGTTCGGCATAGAGGAGATAGTGGTCATTGCGGCGTTCTGGCTCTATCTCATAGGGAGTTCCTATGGAGTCTACGATAAAAGCCACGTCAAGGCGGACATAATACCTCAGCTTCTGACCCTAAGGGCACAGGCTTTTCTATCCGTCCTGGTCAGGCTCACCATGACGGTGTTATGCGTCGTATTCAGCTGGTGGGCGGTGGACATGGTGCTCTACAGCATCGAATGGATGCCAAGGACCACCGGACTCAGGATACCGATATTCATATCTCAGGTATCGATTCTTGTGGGCTACATACTTATGAGTTTCTACTCGCTGGTCTATTTTCTCGAGGACCTGGGGAAATTTCTGTCCTTCGGAAAAGAAGATAAAAAAGGAGCCTTCACATCATGA
- the dctP gene encoding TRAP transporter substrate-binding protein DctP: protein MRKGFLAAALLGIMATVFCTTAIPDMAEAKGDKFKVAGISAPEYRGTKSLYAIKDKFEAATDGKIELDVFPANQLGDYTQVFEEIRRGSIEMGLIFLPSQFDVMLEVGSLPFLGSTGEEMKKQLSPGSVVYNIIDKSLDKLGVKLLRLYGDGFIGVGIAKKPSNPTDPSADKDALIRVAPVAVYKETAEDMGFRTTNIPYADTYSAIQTGVCDGWIGGSSQINYLSFRDVIDYYIPYNCLFDQTAYIINKKLWESMKPEEQKALLDAVNVEADKSFADSTTEDLEFQKKLEGAGVEIIEVSDEERAALAEHIRATTWPKLAKTYGEETLEKIKKDL, encoded by the coding sequence ATGAGAAAAGGTTTTTTAGCAGCAGCGTTATTGGGAATCATGGCGACGGTTTTCTGCACCACGGCTATTCCCGACATGGCCGAAGCCAAGGGGGATAAATTCAAGGTAGCCGGCATATCCGCACCGGAGTACAGAGGGACGAAGTCTCTTTACGCCATCAAGGACAAGTTCGAGGCAGCCACAGATGGAAAGATAGAACTCGACGTATTCCCCGCCAACCAGCTTGGAGACTACACACAGGTATTCGAGGAAATTCGTCGAGGCTCCATCGAGATGGGGCTTATCTTCCTTCCCAGTCAGTTCGACGTGATGCTGGAGGTGGGCTCCCTTCCCTTCCTGGGCTCCACAGGAGAGGAAATGAAAAAACAGCTTTCGCCGGGATCGGTTGTCTACAACATCATAGACAAGTCGCTGGATAAATTGGGAGTCAAGCTTCTAAGGCTCTACGGAGACGGATTCATCGGGGTCGGCATAGCCAAAAAGCCATCGAATCCCACAGATCCATCTGCCGATAAAGATGCCCTGATAAGGGTCGCCCCTGTAGCGGTCTACAAGGAAACCGCCGAGGACATGGGATTCCGGACGACCAACATACCTTACGCCGACACATACAGCGCCATTCAGACCGGCGTCTGCGACGGCTGGATCGGCGGGTCGTCCCAGATAAACTATCTCAGCTTCAGAGACGTCATAGACTACTACATACCCTATAACTGCCTCTTCGATCAGACTGCCTACATAATCAACAAGAAACTGTGGGAGTCGATGAAGCCGGAGGAGCAAAAGGCCCTTCTGGACGCGGTTAACGTCGAGGCGGATAAGAGTTTCGCCGACAGCACCACTGAGGATCTGGAGTTCCAGAAGAAACTCGAAGGAGCCGGAGTGGAGATAATAGAGGTCTCCGACGAAGAGAGAGCCGCTCTGGCGGAACATATCAGAGCAACCACCTGGCCCAAACTGGCAAAGACCTACGGAGAAGAAACACTGGAGAAAATAAAGAAAGACCTCTAG
- a CDS encoding IclR family transcriptional regulator: protein MSSLQKGLDILRLLADPPFSYTLSEMASATGMGKSGLYKILSSLREKNFVVQENSSKKYHLGPIVLRMGNVYSRLIGIEDLAEPVLSHLCQVLGETVYISIWEGDRAYPACKKCRPGGIYDANDFIGKSVPINAGASAKLLAAYQDRDRIRKLLDELDLKPVTPYTVTSISEILEEYEVIRSQGYAVEDQSFSLGEWCLSVPIFDKNGEVHCALSVGAPREAVSDDLIPIWLQRLKDGADEIGMQMQLRR, encoded by the coding sequence TTGAGCAGTTTGCAAAAAGGACTCGATATCCTGAGGCTTCTGGCGGATCCACCGTTTAGTTACACGCTGTCGGAGATGGCTTCCGCCACTGGAATGGGTAAAAGCGGTCTGTACAAAATCCTATCGTCCCTCAGGGAAAAGAATTTTGTAGTTCAGGAGAATTCCTCCAAAAAGTACCATCTGGGACCCATCGTATTGAGGATGGGAAACGTCTATTCCAGACTGATAGGGATCGAGGATCTGGCGGAACCGGTGCTGTCCCATCTATGCCAAGTTCTCGGAGAAACCGTTTACATCAGTATATGGGAGGGGGATAGAGCATATCCGGCCTGCAAAAAGTGTCGTCCCGGCGGAATCTACGACGCCAACGACTTCATCGGGAAAAGCGTTCCCATAAACGCAGGAGCTTCGGCGAAATTGCTGGCGGCATATCAGGACAGAGACAGGATTAGAAAACTGCTCGACGAATTGGATCTAAAACCGGTGACACCCTACACTGTGACGTCGATCTCGGAAATTCTGGAGGAATACGAGGTTATAAGATCGCAGGGGTATGCAGTGGAAGATCAGAGTTTCAGCCTGGGGGAGTGGTGTCTGTCGGTGCCTATATTCGACAAAAACGGAGAGGTCCACTGTGCCCTATCGGTGGGAGCTCCTAGGGAAGCGGTCTCGGATGACCTCATACCCATATGGCTCCAAAGGCTAAAAGACGGAGCGGACGAGATAGGCATGCAGATGCAGTTAAGACGGTGA
- a CDS encoding class I SAM-dependent methyltransferase, with protein sequence MNGNDWGYYDRKASDIAQTYDEATEGISSWFTRAFSEGGKVLDVGCGSGRDLDRLLAGGWDGFGVDPSERFLQEALKLYPSLEGRVVVDGLPDLASQTDLSFDGVLCSAVLMHLSEDLLERSLISLSRVLRPGGTLLVSLPLDGGGVPVRGVDRDGRFFSGISPHRLGAMAIPVGFCLLDETLSEDSLGRRGRKWFTALYRLNRRWDRSCGV encoded by the coding sequence TTGAACGGGAACGACTGGGGATATTACGATAGAAAGGCTTCGGATATCGCTCAAACTTATGACGAGGCGACGGAAGGGATATCCTCTTGGTTCACCAGAGCCTTCTCCGAGGGGGGGAAGGTCCTGGACGTGGGATGCGGGTCTGGAAGGGATTTAGATCGCCTCCTAGCCGGGGGATGGGACGGTTTTGGGGTGGACCCTTCCGAGAGGTTCCTCCAGGAGGCTTTGAAGCTATATCCCTCTCTGGAGGGTCGGGTCGTCGTGGATGGGTTGCCCGATCTGGCCTCTCAGACTGATCTTTCCTTCGACGGAGTGCTCTGTTCCGCAGTTTTGATGCATCTGTCCGAGGATCTCCTTGAGAGGTCTCTGATCTCCCTATCCAGGGTGCTTCGTCCCGGTGGAACTCTTCTGGTTTCCTTGCCGTTGGATGGAGGAGGAGTTCCTGTTAGAGGAGTGGACCGAGACGGTCGGTTCTTCAGCGGAATATCTCCCCATCGATTGGGAGCTATGGCCATTCCAGTGGGGTTTTGTCTTTTGGATGAGACACTGAGCGAGGATTCTCTGGGACGCCGGGGCAGAAAGTGGTTTACCGCCCTTTATCGTCTGAATAGGCGATGGGACCGATCATGCGGAGTATAG
- a CDS encoding YwbE family protein → MSGNIRSEIKPGMRVMVVQKQDQRTGKLTEGIVQDLLTKSPSHPHGIKVRLESGVVGRVKEIVKD, encoded by the coding sequence TTGTCTGGAAATATAAGAAGCGAGATAAAACCTGGCATGAGGGTAATGGTCGTACAGAAGCAGGATCAGAGAACCGGAAAGCTTACCGAAGGGATCGTCCAGGATCTTCTGACGAAAAGCCCCAGCCATCCCCACGGAATTAAGGTTCGACTGGAAAGCGGAGTGGTCGGAAGAGTAAAGGAAATAGTGAAGGACTGA
- a CDS encoding DUF2157 domain-containing protein, whose product MGDKDVVMRITGLDLDEAVSQGLLSTENREELEAFLVERSIDRGEGLGFVSLAYYLGAMVVVSALTWFVADSWDRVGGWGLSAIALAYGCGFAAAGFRFYGRSDTKTLGGLLITMSVCLTPLFTYGLQKGTGLWTGSAPGEYVDFFNWVRSGWCVMEISTVLVGLIAMKYVSFPFLVAPVSFSLWFLSMDITPLLGVDHRVVSLVFGIFMIGFALWWDLREDVEGREYGFWLHLFGAVAFWGGLSTMDGRTELRRALYCLINLGFVLFSLLVDRSIYLVVGASGFFGYLGHLAWVVFKDTLYFPFLLVLFGLSVMWLGLWYHKNRKSLTLWMESRMPDWFLRIREIRGDSSSW is encoded by the coding sequence ATGGGCGATAAAGATGTTGTGATGAGGATAACAGGTCTTGACTTGGACGAAGCCGTATCTCAAGGGCTCCTCTCGACGGAAAACAGAGAGGAGCTCGAGGCTTTTTTAGTCGAACGTTCGATCGATAGAGGAGAGGGTCTGGGATTCGTTAGTTTGGCTTACTATCTTGGAGCGATGGTGGTCGTATCTGCTTTGACCTGGTTTGTTGCCGATTCCTGGGATCGTGTAGGAGGCTGGGGCCTTAGCGCCATCGCTTTAGCGTATGGTTGTGGCTTCGCTGCGGCGGGATTTCGATTTTACGGCCGTAGCGACACGAAGACTCTGGGGGGGCTTTTGATAACCATGTCGGTCTGTCTGACCCCCCTTTTCACCTACGGACTGCAGAAGGGTACCGGACTCTGGACGGGGTCTGCTCCAGGAGAGTATGTCGATTTTTTCAACTGGGTGCGGTCCGGTTGGTGCGTGATGGAGATATCTACGGTCCTGGTCGGATTGATAGCCATGAAATACGTGAGCTTCCCCTTTCTGGTAGCTCCGGTCTCCTTCTCTCTGTGGTTCCTCTCTATGGATATAACCCCTCTTTTAGGTGTCGACCATAGGGTGGTCTCTTTGGTGTTCGGGATTTTTATGATTGGTTTCGCTCTTTGGTGGGATCTGAGAGAGGACGTGGAGGGACGGGAATACGGTTTTTGGCTCCATCTCTTCGGTGCCGTAGCGTTCTGGGGCGGACTCTCCACCATGGACGGAAGGACAGAGCTGAGAAGGGCTCTATATTGTCTGATAAACCTCGGATTCGTCCTGTTCTCACTGTTGGTGGATCGGTCGATATACCTGGTAGTGGGAGCATCGGGTTTTTTCGGTTATCTAGGTCACCTTGCCTGGGTGGTCTTCAAAGACACCCTCTATTTCCCTTTCCTGCTGGTCCTGTTCGGTTTATCCGTTATGTGGCTCGGGCTGTGGTATCACAAAAACAGGAAATCTTTGACCCTGTGGATGGAATCCAGAATGCCTGATTGGTTTTTGAGGATTCGAGAGATCCGCGGCGATTCGTCGTCATGGTGA